The Medicago truncatula cultivar Jemalong A17 chromosome 4, MtrunA17r5.0-ANR, whole genome shotgun sequence genome includes a region encoding these proteins:
- the LOC11422047 gene encoding uncharacterized protein, whose translation MWDALSDWRNKFSFVDGRMEVPDEDDLNQKEWERCNNLVHSWIMNSVSDSIAQGIVFFENVVDVWCDLKEQFSKAENPKLRQESKTVTDYFGLSTSGWLEYQLVAWKL comes from the exons ATGTGGGATGCGTTGAGCGATTGGCGGAACAAGTTTTCGTTTGTTGATGGAAGAATGGAAGTCCCTGATGAAGATGATCTCAATCAGAAGGAATGGGAACGATGCAACAACCTTGTTCACTCTTGGATAATGAACTCAGTTTCAGATTCAATCGCACAAGGTATTGTGTTCTTTGAGAACGTTGTTGATGTGTGGTGCGATCTGAAAGAACAATTCTCTAAAGCTGAGAATCCAAAACTCAGGCAAGAATCCAAAACTGTAACTGATTACTTtg GTTTATCTACCTCTGGCTGGCTTGAATATCAATTAGTTGCTTGGAAACTATGA
- the LOC11415975 gene encoding U11/U12 small nuclear ribonucleoprotein 59 kDa protein encodes MNPVPFQSAPPPPPQLFLEPMQLPILPPEPPKSSSFWETRNVCDWFRELQDTLNLAKGMQKELEMLKTIKESKGPLEDVTHGSNENLLSFMKCLKDRGVSIETQEAMAVEEANSLMLKLKAQLEPFRYVADEASPWEEKSAVAKFTNKVHKSKRNKLWRKKKRKRIAEMLAKEHEQFDQIDREADEWRAREIAKEIASIKVKKMNEIGELKVKEEKKKLESELELLLMEEKLKELRSIRIQKLKKQGHFLPEEDDKFFERVQAAVEEEEREALAAAETDAAKDAIATAEESRKAMQNQGKLSKESNDESQIKENNGQIVHSVTEEGLDATDEKKSSNIASEGQNYGGAYDPLANLPIEFYHYYHGSNNDMGTLIEVRRGWDAYIRPGGSRIPGHWVQPPPPANEIWASYLVRSKR; translated from the exons ATGAATCCAGTTCCTTTTCAGTCTGCACCTCCGCCACCACCACAACTTTTTCTTGAACCTATGCAGCTTCCAATATTACCACCCGAACCACCAAAGTCAAGTTCCTTTTGGGAGACCAGAAATGTCTGTGATTGGTTCAGGGAATTGCAAGATACTCTAAATCTTGCAAAGGGAAT GCAAAAGGAACTAGAGATGTTGAAGACGATCAAAGAGAGTAAAGGGCCTTTAGAAGATGTAACTCATGGCTCaaacgaaaatcttttaagttttatGAAATGTCTAAAGGACAGAGGGGTTAGTATAGAAACCCAAGAAGCAATGGCTGTTGAAGAAGCAAATTCTTTAATGTTAAAACTAAAAGCTCAGCTTGAGCCATTCAGATATGTTGCGGATGAAGCAAGTCCATGGGAAGAGAAATCAGCAGTGGCCAAGTTTACGAATAAAGTGCATAAGTCTAAACGGAATAAACtctggaggaagaaaaaaaggaagcgTATTGCAGAAATGCTGGCAAAG GAGCACGAGCAATTTGATCAAATTGACCGAGAGGCTGATGAATGGAGGGCTAGGGAGATTGCCAAGGAAATTGCAAGTATCAAG GTAAAAAAGATGAACGAAATTGGAGAGCTTAAAgtcaaagaagagaagaagaaattagAGTCTGAG CTCGAGTTGCTCTTGATGGAGGAGAAACTTAAAGAATTACGCTCCATAAGGATACAAAAGTTGAAAAAACAAG GCCATTTTCTCCCAGAGGAAGATGATAAATTTTTTGAGAGAGTTCAGGCTGCAGTGGAAGAAGAGGAGCGTGAAGCTTTGGCTGCAGCTGAAACAGATGCTGCTAAAGATGCAATTGCAACTGCCGAGGAATCCAGGAAAGCCATGCAGAACCAAGGGAAACTTTCGAAAGAAAGCAATGATGAAAGTCAGATTAAGGAGAACAACGGGCAAATAGTCCATAGTGTAACCGAAGAGGGATTAGATGCAACTGATGAGAAGAAATCTAGTAACATAGCATCTGAAGGACAGAACTATGGAGGAGCTTATGATCCTTTGGCCAATTTACCGATTGAGTTCTATCATTATTATCATGGAAGCAACAATGACATGGGCACATTGATCGAG GTTAGAAGAGGATGGGATGCATATATCCGACCAGGaggaag TCGCATACCAGGACACTGGGTTCAGCCTCCTCCTCCAGCCAACGAGATATGGGCATCTTACTTGGTGAGGTCTAAAAGATAA
- the LOC11422046 gene encoding protein NLP9 isoform X1, which yields MEGQYSSKERGGISLWTPFDSGMKSSLNSDDMFNNISELMNFDSYAGWCNGSSSITDQTLTNDLSSFAYDGLNLSEHINGPFFMTEIGGNYNVMDSYDEKVLLQEMETQLEFLDNNSNETNNNLDSQQNGSYDMCNYIISKSPSWSLDERMMSALSFFKESAGGGILAQVWAPIKYGDDFILTTSDQPYLLDQKLAGYREVSRSFTFSAEMKMGSCCAGLPGRVFNSHVPEWTSNVGYYHKSEYLRLDHAISHEVRGSIALPISDMNSEVSCCAVLELVTTKEKPNFDKELEFVSHALQRVNLRTIMPPRLLPQCVSSNKRAALTEITDVLRAVCHAHSLPLALTWIPCCYSEGKGEESERIRIKEGHITSSNEKCVLCIEESACYINDKMVGGFVHACSEHHLEEGQGISGKALQSNHPFFYTDVKAYDVSEYPLVHHARKYNLNAAVAIRLRSTYTNDDDYVLEFFLPINMIGSSEQQLLLDNLSDTMRRICKSLRTVSEAELRGMEGSQYEFQKENVSGFFPMSRGNSQIAFSSGDNDLFQMSFNETNLKNSGNQAAYSQATSGSRKQAEKKRSAVEKNVSLSVLQQYFSGSLKDAAKKIGVCPTTLKRICRQHGISRWPSRKINKVNRSLKKIQTVLDSVQGVEGVLKFDPHTGGFVAGGSIIQQIGKHNKTLKFPEKASVPKLEDEDVLVSNSCEVELEKDNAISVDCIEDSTTWLWTKTQDCPKQTTIDYVLEKEQDQCGLDNSSLHDIGSHSSFSMIELGFEEGKGADEHNNPTSSSMTDSSNASGSMVNGSSSGSQSIENQKHSKVKSICVDSESKFAVKANYRGDTIRFKFDPSVGCCQLYEEVAKRFKLQNGSFQLKYLDDEEEWVMLVNDSDLKECVEVLSDIGTHCVKLLVRNIHGGSDS from the exons ATGGAAGGCCAATATTCGTCAAAGGAGAGGGGTGGAATCAGCCTTTGGACACCATTTGATAGTGGAATGAAAAGTTCATTAAATTCAGATGACATGTTTAACAACATCTCCGAGCTTATGAACTTTGATAGCTATGCTGGTTGGTGCAATGGTTCATCATCAATAACTGATCAAACTTTAACTAATGATCTTTCATCATTTGCATATGATGGATTGAATTTATCTGAACACATAAATGGTCCATTTTTTATGACAGAAATTGGTGGAAATTACAATGTTATGGATAGTTATGATGAAAAAGTGCTATTACAAGAAATGGAAACTCAACTTGAGTTCTTAGATAATAattcaaatgaaacaaataataatttagattcacaacaaaatggtTCATATGATATGTGCAATtacataatatcaaaatcacCTAGTTGGTCACTTGATGAGAGAATGATGAGTGCTTTATCCTTCTTTAAGGAATCAGCTGGTGGAGGAATACTAGCACAAGTTTGGGCACCTATAAAGTATGGTGATGACTTCATCCTAACTACAAGTGATCAACCATATTTGTTAGATCAAAAGCTTGCAGGTTACCGCGAAGTTTCGAGGTCGTTTACGTTTTCTGCAGAAATGAAAATGGGATCTTGTTGTGCTGGACTTCCTGGTCGCGTGTTTAACTCGCATGTTCCTGAATGGACCTCTAATGTTGGTTACTACCATAAATCTGAGTACTTGAGATTAGATCATGCTATTAGTCACGAGGTTCGGGGATCAATCGCTCTTCCTATATCTGATATGAACTCTGAAGTTTCATGTTGTGCTGTACTTGAACTTGTCACTACAAAGGAAAAGCCTAATTTTGACAAAGAATTAGAATTTGTTTCTCATGCACTTCAG CGTGTGAATCTAAGGACTATTATGCCTCCACGACTTCTTCCTCAG TGTGTATCAAGTAACAAAAGAGCTGCATTAACAGAGATAACTGATGTGTTAAGAGCTGTTTGTCATGCACATAGTCTACCACTAGCACTGACATGGATTCCATGTTGTTATAGTGAAGGAAAAGGTGAAGAATCTGAGCGAATACGAATTAAAGAAGGCCATATAACAAGTTCTAATGAAAAATGTGTATTATGTATTGAAGAATCAGCTTGCTATATCAATGATAAAATGGTAGGAGGATTTGTTCATGCATGTTCTGAACATCATCTTGAGGAAGGACAAGGTATATCTGGAAAAGCTCTTCAATCAAATCATCCATTCTTCTATACCGATGTGAAGGCTTATGATGTTAGTGAATATCCACTTGTTCATCACGCGAGAAAATATAACTTGAATGCTGCCGTTGCAATTAGGCTAAGGAGTACTTATActaatgatgatgattatgtgttAGAATTCTTTCTTCCGATCAATATGATAGGGAGTTCGGAACAACAACTTTTATTAGACAATTTGTCAGATACTATGAGAAGAATTTGCAAGAGTTTGAGGACAGTTTCAGAAGCTGAACTAAGAGGGATGGAAGGTTCTCAATATGAGTTTCAAAAGGAAAATGTCTCAGGTTTTTTTCCTATGTCTCGGGGGAACTCTCAGATAGCGTTCAGTAGTGGTGACAATGATTTATTCCAGATGTCATTCAACGAAACGAACCTAAAAAATAGTGGAAATCAAGCTGCTTACAGTCAG GCAACAAGTGGATCAAGAAAGCAGGCTGAGAAAAAGAGGAGTGCAGTGGAGAAGAATGTTAGCTTGAGTGTTCTCCAACAATACTTTTCTGGTAGTCTGAAGGATGCTGCAAAAAAAATAGGGG TTTGTCCAACAACTCTGAAGAGAATATGCAGACAACATGGAATTTCAAGATGGCCATCGCGCAAGATAAATAAAGTTAATCGTTcattgaagaaaatacaaaccGTGCTTGATTCTGTCCAAGGAGTTGAAGGAGTTCTGAAATTTGACCCTCACACTGGTGGATTTGTTGCAGGAGGTTCAATCATCCAACAAATTGGTAAGCATAATAAAACTCTCAAGTTCCCTGAGAAAGCCTCGGTACCTAAGTTGGAGGATGAAGATGTTCTTGTTTCTAACTCATGCGAGGTGGAATTGGAGAAAGACAATGCTATTTCTGTTGACTGTATTGAAGATTCAACAACATGGCTTTGGACAAAGACTCAGGATTGTCCTAAACAAACCACTATAGATTATGTTCTTGAAAAAGAACAAGATCAATGTGGGTTGGACAATAGCAGTTTGCATGATATTGGCTCTCATAGTTCTTTTTCAATGATTGAACTTGGTTTCGAAGAGGGAAAAGGAGCTGATGAACATAACAACCCTACTTCTTCAAGCATGACCGATTCATCAAATGCCTCTGGCTCAATGGTGAATGGAAGTTCATCAGGATCTCAAAGCATTGAGAATCAGAAGCACTCGAAAGTCAAATCAATTTGTGTCGATAGTGAGTCGAAATTCGCTGTCAAAGCTAACTATAGAGGAGACACTATTCGTTTCAAGTTCGATCCATCTGTAGGTTGTTGTCAACTCTATGAAGAAGTTGCAAAAAGGTTTAAGTTACAAAATGGTTCTTTCCAACTCAAGTAtcttgatgatgaagaggaatGGGTGATGTTGGTGAATGACTCAGATTTGAAGGAATGTGTAGAGGTTTTGAGTGATATTGGTACACATTGTGTGAAGTTGCTCGTTCGCAATATACATGGCGGCAGTGACAGTTGA
- the LOC11422046 gene encoding protein NLP9 isoform X2, translating to MLESAGGGILAQVWAPIKYGDDFILTTSDQPYLLDQKLAGYREVSRSFTFSAEMKMGSCCAGLPGRVFNSHVPEWTSNVGYYHKSEYLRLDHAISHEVRGSIALPISDMNSEVSCCAVLELVTTKEKPNFDKELEFVSHALQRVNLRTIMPPRLLPQCVSSNKRAALTEITDVLRAVCHAHSLPLALTWIPCCYSEGKGEESERIRIKEGHITSSNEKCVLCIEESACYINDKMVGGFVHACSEHHLEEGQGISGKALQSNHPFFYTDVKAYDVSEYPLVHHARKYNLNAAVAIRLRSTYTNDDDYVLEFFLPINMIGSSEQQLLLDNLSDTMRRICKSLRTVSEAELRGMEGSQYEFQKENVSGFFPMSRGNSQIAFSSGDNDLFQMSFNETNLKNSGNQAAYSQATSGSRKQAEKKRSAVEKNVSLSVLQQYFSGSLKDAAKKIGVCPTTLKRICRQHGISRWPSRKINKVNRSLKKIQTVLDSVQGVEGVLKFDPHTGGFVAGGSIIQQIGKHNKTLKFPEKASVPKLEDEDVLVSNSCEVELEKDNAISVDCIEDSTTWLWTKTQDCPKQTTIDYVLEKEQDQCGLDNSSLHDIGSHSSFSMIELGFEEGKGADEHNNPTSSSMTDSSNASGSMVNGSSSGSQSIENQKHSKVKSICVDSESKFAVKANYRGDTIRFKFDPSVGCCQLYEEVAKRFKLQNGSFQLKYLDDEEEWVMLVNDSDLKECVEVLSDIGTHCVKLLVRNIHGGSDS from the exons ATGCTG GAATCAGCTGGTGGAGGAATACTAGCACAAGTTTGGGCACCTATAAAGTATGGTGATGACTTCATCCTAACTACAAGTGATCAACCATATTTGTTAGATCAAAAGCTTGCAGGTTACCGCGAAGTTTCGAGGTCGTTTACGTTTTCTGCAGAAATGAAAATGGGATCTTGTTGTGCTGGACTTCCTGGTCGCGTGTTTAACTCGCATGTTCCTGAATGGACCTCTAATGTTGGTTACTACCATAAATCTGAGTACTTGAGATTAGATCATGCTATTAGTCACGAGGTTCGGGGATCAATCGCTCTTCCTATATCTGATATGAACTCTGAAGTTTCATGTTGTGCTGTACTTGAACTTGTCACTACAAAGGAAAAGCCTAATTTTGACAAAGAATTAGAATTTGTTTCTCATGCACTTCAG CGTGTGAATCTAAGGACTATTATGCCTCCACGACTTCTTCCTCAG TGTGTATCAAGTAACAAAAGAGCTGCATTAACAGAGATAACTGATGTGTTAAGAGCTGTTTGTCATGCACATAGTCTACCACTAGCACTGACATGGATTCCATGTTGTTATAGTGAAGGAAAAGGTGAAGAATCTGAGCGAATACGAATTAAAGAAGGCCATATAACAAGTTCTAATGAAAAATGTGTATTATGTATTGAAGAATCAGCTTGCTATATCAATGATAAAATGGTAGGAGGATTTGTTCATGCATGTTCTGAACATCATCTTGAGGAAGGACAAGGTATATCTGGAAAAGCTCTTCAATCAAATCATCCATTCTTCTATACCGATGTGAAGGCTTATGATGTTAGTGAATATCCACTTGTTCATCACGCGAGAAAATATAACTTGAATGCTGCCGTTGCAATTAGGCTAAGGAGTACTTATActaatgatgatgattatgtgttAGAATTCTTTCTTCCGATCAATATGATAGGGAGTTCGGAACAACAACTTTTATTAGACAATTTGTCAGATACTATGAGAAGAATTTGCAAGAGTTTGAGGACAGTTTCAGAAGCTGAACTAAGAGGGATGGAAGGTTCTCAATATGAGTTTCAAAAGGAAAATGTCTCAGGTTTTTTTCCTATGTCTCGGGGGAACTCTCAGATAGCGTTCAGTAGTGGTGACAATGATTTATTCCAGATGTCATTCAACGAAACGAACCTAAAAAATAGTGGAAATCAAGCTGCTTACAGTCAG GCAACAAGTGGATCAAGAAAGCAGGCTGAGAAAAAGAGGAGTGCAGTGGAGAAGAATGTTAGCTTGAGTGTTCTCCAACAATACTTTTCTGGTAGTCTGAAGGATGCTGCAAAAAAAATAGGGG TTTGTCCAACAACTCTGAAGAGAATATGCAGACAACATGGAATTTCAAGATGGCCATCGCGCAAGATAAATAAAGTTAATCGTTcattgaagaaaatacaaaccGTGCTTGATTCTGTCCAAGGAGTTGAAGGAGTTCTGAAATTTGACCCTCACACTGGTGGATTTGTTGCAGGAGGTTCAATCATCCAACAAATTGGTAAGCATAATAAAACTCTCAAGTTCCCTGAGAAAGCCTCGGTACCTAAGTTGGAGGATGAAGATGTTCTTGTTTCTAACTCATGCGAGGTGGAATTGGAGAAAGACAATGCTATTTCTGTTGACTGTATTGAAGATTCAACAACATGGCTTTGGACAAAGACTCAGGATTGTCCTAAACAAACCACTATAGATTATGTTCTTGAAAAAGAACAAGATCAATGTGGGTTGGACAATAGCAGTTTGCATGATATTGGCTCTCATAGTTCTTTTTCAATGATTGAACTTGGTTTCGAAGAGGGAAAAGGAGCTGATGAACATAACAACCCTACTTCTTCAAGCATGACCGATTCATCAAATGCCTCTGGCTCAATGGTGAATGGAAGTTCATCAGGATCTCAAAGCATTGAGAATCAGAAGCACTCGAAAGTCAAATCAATTTGTGTCGATAGTGAGTCGAAATTCGCTGTCAAAGCTAACTATAGAGGAGACACTATTCGTTTCAAGTTCGATCCATCTGTAGGTTGTTGTCAACTCTATGAAGAAGTTGCAAAAAGGTTTAAGTTACAAAATGGTTCTTTCCAACTCAAGTAtcttgatgatgaagaggaatGGGTGATGTTGGTGAATGACTCAGATTTGAAGGAATGTGTAGAGGTTTTGAGTGATATTGGTACACATTGTGTGAAGTTGCTCGTTCGCAATATACATGGCGGCAGTGACAGTTGA
- the LOC25492676 gene encoding uncharacterized protein, with the protein MKFCRTDISSILRDAKRQDKQIKLKRRWLLGLPITTKEGKKLKEICKTGWYSPESLLRQDDLFYESVRTRVERAFGAHYIESENCIPQDDMDLNQIPNFKRFILSCLDNLTTKGLYLLAMIVGGDTVKYERTRSNLKKIIKSSLSSVLSSKRNKDQQLETRKQLFQLLNNPQNYRQRCELLPGSESQFYHAAVVKVLCGLEKLPSQTLLAMRRKLKGIKAPMPQLQPFKNGWGRNHLIRQVNKISRKMLLELDGGNKLQEPLANAMSVADFSLKLIIGFGSTFLEECYQFSPEVKSLQSDIMQAILSVEKKEVVPLPVLRELQLLIEPKATVVNKSLRKAFVNLLTEFLFECSDMNSTPKSLLQILDVINKCSNKSTHDVTLQKEHIEEEVDSILSVSAQTNQIIQDLLPDYEFDQGFTDAYMEEQSEDSDNESDKDEDDSQCSENSLHCSVTPSECLNSDSDKNCDTINLESKMRNTPYNNQCQEEITEQFSTPMSRKNCDSSAVSLDKEPDENIVKRHEFHESYTEAAPRDKSNFCEEKKPIPTKYSGHKNQYLAAQDACDKTSMLAYNLIGRMLEEFAIAEDLNLDLSKRSYLNCDKQSEDIKETEEQSSSRKRKGGPPIVRVIEELIPSFPDSSMERLKILMDL; encoded by the exons atgaaattttgtaGAACAGATATCTCTTCTATTTTAAGAGATGCAAAGCGCCAAGATAAACAAATCAAACTTAAGAGGAG GTGGTTATTAGGTTTACCTATCACAACAAAGGAGGGGAAGAAGTTGAAAGAAATTTGCAAAACCGGTTG GTATTCACCCGAATCATTACTCAGACAAGATGAT CTATTTTATGAGTCAGTGAGAACTCGTGTTGAACGCGCCTTTGGAGCACACTATATTGAAAGTGAGAATTGTATCCCTCAGGATGATATGGATTTGAACCAAATACCGAACTTTAAAAGGTTCATATTATCATGCCTTGATAATTTGACTACCAAGGGTCTATACCTTCTTGCTATGATAGTTGGCGGTGACACAGTCAAGTATGAAAGAACTCGAAGTAATTTGAAAAAGATTATCAAGAGTTCTCTTTCAAGTGTTCTGAGCAGCAAAAGAAACAAAGACCAACAACTGGAAACTCGTAAACAGCTTTTTCAACTTCTCAATAATCCTCAGAATTATCGACAAAGGTGTGAGCTTTTACCTGGATCTGAGTCCCAATTTTATCATGCTGCTGTAGTGAAGGTGTTGTGTGGACTGGAAAAGTTACCGTCCCAAACCTTGCTTGCAATGCGTAGAAAACTTAAAGGAATTAAAGCACCGATGCCTCAGTTGCAACCTTTCAAAAACGGATGGGGACGAAACCATCTAATCAGACAAGTGAATAAGATCAGTAGAAAGATGCTTTTAGAACTTGATGGAGGAAATAAGCTACAAGAGCCATTAGCCAATGCCATGTCAGTAGCAGACTTCTCACTAAAACTGATAATTGGTTTTGGTAGCACGTTTTTAGAAGAATGTTACCAATTCTCGCCTGAAGTGAAGTCCCTGCAGAGTGATATTATGCAAGCTATATTGTCTGTTGAGAAAAAGGAAGTAGTGCCATTGCCAGTGCTAAGAGAGTTACAGCTTCTCATAGAACCAAAGGCTACAGTAGTAAACAAGAGCTTACGGAAAGCTTTTGTAAATCTTTTGACTGAATTTCTCTTTGAGTGCAGTGATATGAATAGTACTCCAAAGTCTCTATTGCAGATTCTAGATGTTATCAACAAGTGTTCCAATAAAAGCACGCATGATGTAACACTCCAGAAGGAGCAtattgaagaagaagttgaCAGCATACTAAGTGTGAGTGCTCAGACAAATCAAATTATTCAAGACTTGTTGCCGGACTATGAATTTGACCAGGGCTTTACAGATGCTTATATGGAGGAGCAATCAGAAGACAGTGACAATGAAAGTGATAAGGATGAGGATGATAGTCAATGTTCTGAGAATAGTTTGCACTGCTCAGTTACACCCAGTGAATGCTTGAATAGTGATTCTGATAAGAACTGTGATACAATAAATTTGGAATCGAAAATGCGCAACACTCCATATAATAACCAATGCCAAGAAGAAATCACAGAGCAGTTTAGTACACCTATGTCTAGGAAAAACTGTGATTCTTCAGCTGTTTCACTTGACAAAGAACCAGATGAAAATATTGTCAAGAGGCATGAATTTCACGAATCTTACACTGAAGCTGCTCCAAGAGATAAATCCAACTTTTGTGAGGAGAAAAAACCCATACCCACCAAGTACAGCGGACACAAGAACCAATACCTTGCTGCCCAAGATGCTTGTGATAAGACATCTATGCTTGCATATAATCTCATAGGTCGTATGTTGGAAGAGTTTGCCATAGCTGAAGACCTAAACTTAGACTTGAGTAAGAGGTCATACCTCAACTGTGATAAGCAAAGTGAAGACATAAAAG AAACAGAAGAACAGTCATCATCTAGGAAACGTAAAGGAGGTCCGCCTATTGTTCGAGTAATTGAGGAGCTTATTCCTTCCTTTCCAGATAG TAGCATGGAAAGACTGAAAATATTGATGGACTTGTGA